The Pseudodesulfovibrio senegalensis genome contains the following window.
ATGGAGCTGGTCAAGCCGGAGCGGTTTTTCGTGGTCGCCGATGGCGAGGCTGAAACCGATCTTTTGGCAGGGCTGCAAAAGGCATCCGTCATGGGACATACGGCGTGGAAGGCGCAATACACGCCCAAGGCTCCGGGACTGTATGCTTTTGCCATGGTCCCCCATCCCTACAAGGAAGATGCAGAAAACAACTACATTCAGCATTTGACCAAGGTGTATGTGGACGCCTACGGCGAAGGTGAGAACTGGATGAAGCCGTTGGGCCTGCGCACGGAAATCGTGCCCCTGACCCGTCCGTTCGGCAACTATGCCGGTAACGTGTTTCAGGGACAGGTACTTTTTGAAGGCAAGCCCGCTGCACATACCCGTGTGGAAGTTGAATTTTACAATAAGGACGGCCAGCGCAAGGCTCCCAACGATCGTATGGTCACGCAGGAAGTAATGGCGGACCAGAATGGCGTATTCACGTTTGCCTGCCCGTGGAAGGGGTGGTGGGGGTTCGCCGCTTTGACCACGGCCCCGGAAGAATACAAGGGCCGTGAACTTGAGCTTGGCGCCGTCATCTGGTTGGACATGAAGTAATTTGTCTGTCCGGTAAATCAGGAAAAGCAAACGGCCCGTCCTCTTGCGAGGACGGGCCGTTTTTTTGCATCACCGAAAAATTTTAATCGTGGTGGTGATGATGGTGGTGGCCGTGATCATGATCGTGGTCATGGTCGTGGTCGTGGTGATGATGGTGGTCATGATCATGTTCGTGGTCATGATCATGGTGATGGTGGTCGTCCTGACCCAGTTCACGTTTCATTTTCTGGAACTTGGTTTCATGGCCGGGACCGCAACCGCAATGGTCA
Protein-coding sequences here:
- a CDS encoding DUF4198 domain-containing protein; translation: MKRVTVSLAVAVLFAFIASSAFAHFGMLVPDTDEVTQAKRDINLVLSFSHPFEGNGMELVKPERFFVVADGEAETDLLAGLQKASVMGHTAWKAQYTPKAPGLYAFAMVPHPYKEDAENNYIQHLTKVYVDAYGEGENWMKPLGLRTEIVPLTRPFGNYAGNVFQGQVLFEGKPAAHTRVEVEFYNKDGQRKAPNDRMVTQEVMADQNGVFTFACPWKGWWGFAALTTAPEEYKGRELELGAVIWLDMK